In Thermocrinis minervae, a single genomic region encodes these proteins:
- a CDS encoding c-type cytochrome: MQALAQQKGCFACHDINVKKVGPAYKDVAKKYAGQADAVDKLAQKIKNGGAGVWGNVPMPPQNVTDQEAKDLAQWILSLK; the protein is encoded by the coding sequence ATGCAAGCTCTAGCTCAGCAAAAGGGTTGCTTCGCATGCCATGACATAAACGTGAAGAAAGTGGGTCCTGCGTACAAGGATGTGGCTAAAAAGTATGCTGGTCAAGCAGACGCTGTTGATAAGCTTGCTCAGAAGATAAAGAACGGTGGTGCAGGTGTATGGGGCAACGTACCCATGCCACCACAGAATGTGACAGACCAAGAGGCCAAGGACCTGGCCCAGTGGATACTTTCTCTAAAGTAA
- a CDS encoding DUF190 domain-containing protein: protein MKNPRGYLLVRVYFTEEEEYLIRRLLKNLMDKGISGMTLLKGILGYGQEGKFHYEGVETLSYDLPVIMEFVEDEDKALSVLEELKNLLKGRLITLEKVSLC from the coding sequence ATGAAAAATCCTAGGGGTTACCTTCTTGTTCGTGTGTACTTTACAGAAGAGGAAGAGTATTTGATCCGCAGGCTTTTAAAGAACTTAATGGATAAAGGGATAAGTGGAATGACTTTGCTGAAGGGTATCCTTGGATACGGTCAGGAGGGTAAGTTTCATTACGAAGGCGTTGAGACCCTTTCTTACGACCTGCCTGTCATCATGGAATTTGTAGAGGATGAAGATAAAGCTTTGAGTGTTCTTGAAGAGTTAAAGAATCTCCTTAAGGGAAGACTTATAACTCTGGAGAAGGTGAGCCTATGTTAA
- the crcB gene encoding fluoride efflux transporter CrcB yields the protein MLKPVLWVAIGGALGSILRYLMSRAIQENFGIDFPIGTLFVNLLGSFVIGFLYSYMVEGMLVAPHIRVFAITGILGGFTTFSSFSYESLQLLMEGNYLRFLIYFCTTNFGGIFLTFLGYNLGRML from the coding sequence ATGTTAAAGCCTGTTCTGTGGGTGGCTATAGGTGGTGCTCTAGGTTCTATACTCAGATACTTGATGTCCCGTGCTATTCAAGAGAATTTTGGTATTGACTTTCCTATAGGTACGCTTTTTGTGAACCTTCTTGGATCTTTCGTGATAGGTTTCCTTTATTCTTACATGGTGGAAGGAATGCTGGTAGCACCACATATCAGAGTATTTGCCATAACTGGTATACTAGGTGGTTTTACAACTTTTTCAAGCTTTTCCTACGAAAGCTTGCAGCTACTCATGGAAGGAAACTATTTGAGATTTTTGATCTACTTTTGCACTACCAACTTTGGTGGAATCTTTTTAACCTTCTTGGGTTATAACTTGGGTAGGATGCTATGA
- a CDS encoding DUF190 domain-containing protein, which yields MNCKEAVLLRIFFGEDDKYEGKHLYKYIVELCRKKGIAGVTVFRGVLGYGKSSLLHEAKPFKISSDLPIVVEIVDCEERIMEILPEIKRVLNSGLITIQRVMVLQYN from the coding sequence ATGAATTGTAAGGAAGCTGTACTTCTAAGAATATTCTTTGGAGAGGATGACAAGTACGAGGGCAAACACCTTTACAAGTATATAGTTGAGCTTTGTAGAAAAAAAGGTATAGCCGGTGTTACCGTCTTTAGGGGAGTACTAGGGTATGGCAAATCCTCACTCTTGCACGAAGCAAAGCCCTTTAAGATCTCTTCAGATCTACCCATAGTGGTGGAGATAGTTGACTGTGAAGAGAGAATAATGGAGATTCTACCTGAGATAAAAAGGGTTTTAAACTCAGGTCTTATAACTATTCAGAGGGTTATGGTACTGCAGTATAATTAA
- the leuD gene encoding 3-isopropylmalate dehydratase small subunit yields MVIRGRVWKFSDNVDTDQIIPARYLNTSDPYELAQHVMEDSEHPNFAKEHKEGDIIVAGRNFGSGSSREHAPIAIKYAGVPVVVAKSFARIFFRNAINIGLPIVEAPEAVDEINHGDEIEVDLEKGVVRNLTTGKEYKATSFPKELMEILKAGGLMEYAKKKLSS; encoded by the coding sequence ATGGTCATAAGAGGAAGAGTTTGGAAGTTTTCCGACAACGTAGACACAGACCAGATAATACCCGCTAGGTATTTGAATACCTCAGATCCTTACGAGCTCGCTCAACATGTGATGGAAGACTCTGAGCATCCTAACTTTGCTAAGGAGCACAAGGAAGGTGACATAATCGTAGCAGGAAGGAACTTTGGTTCTGGATCTTCAAGGGAGCACGCACCCATAGCTATAAAGTACGCAGGCGTCCCTGTAGTTGTAGCCAAGTCCTTTGCTCGTATATTTTTTAGGAATGCAATAAACATAGGTTTACCAATAGTTGAAGCACCCGAAGCTGTTGATGAGATAAACCACGGAGATGAAATAGAGGTGGACCTGGAAAAGGGTGTTGTGAGGAATCTGACTACTGGCAAGGAATACAAGGCCACAAGTTTTCCGAAAGAGCTTATGGAGATACTAAAAGCTGGTGGTCTTATGGAGTACGCAAAGAAGAAGCTCTCATCCTGA
- the pyrE gene encoding orotate phosphoribosyltransferase, whose translation MERERLKALIKERSLNVADEPIFKLSSGKLSRYYVDLKRITFDPEGIYLVGKLMYDLIKPFSPDGVGGLTLGADPIAYSVAFISYMDGNPIKPFVVRKEAKEHGMKRQIEGVLQEGSRVAVVEDVVTTASSSLKAVKACRNAGFEVIGVFCIVDRKEGGREAIREQGLELYSLFSIDELLS comes from the coding sequence ATGGAAAGGGAAAGGTTAAAAGCTCTGATAAAGGAAAGGTCCCTAAACGTTGCCGACGAGCCAATTTTCAAGCTTTCCTCTGGTAAGCTAAGCAGGTATTACGTAGACTTAAAGCGTATAACCTTTGACCCAGAAGGTATATACCTAGTAGGTAAGCTCATGTACGATCTTATAAAGCCCTTCTCTCCAGATGGAGTAGGTGGTCTTACCCTCGGTGCCGATCCCATAGCATATAGCGTTGCCTTCATATCTTACATGGATGGTAATCCCATAAAACCCTTTGTGGTAAGAAAAGAGGCAAAGGAACATGGCATGAAGAGACAGATTGAAGGTGTATTACAAGAAGGCAGCAGAGTAGCGGTGGTTGAAGATGTGGTAACTACTGCAAGTTCTTCTCTAAAGGCCGTAAAAGCCTGTAGGAATGCAGGTTTTGAGGTGATCGGGGTATTTTGCATAGTGGACAGAAAGGAAGGCGGAAGGGAGGCTATAAGAGAACAAGGGCTTGAGCTTTACTCCCTCTTTAGTATTGATGAACTTCTCAGCTGA
- a CDS encoding ZIP family metal transporter, producing MNFSADVFSSAFLLVLGTSVGSLLALVQRFRLLSLHEGLSFAGGVMLVASFTSLILPSLRIGSFTQTAFGIILGFSLMGLLERLLAHEHVFIGKEGTFEVLHKRVTLIMLGVIIHNMPEGFSVGVSSAYDLQKGLSTALAIAIQDIPEGLVVSLPLMAIHRSSYFALLLGVISGVLEGLFCVLGYLIFTEAVSLLPLGLALGGGAMLYVVAKEVFPEVYSGEKHFRITVALLAGLLVMLYLDTLFS from the coding sequence ATGAACTTCTCAGCTGATGTATTCTCCTCAGCTTTTCTCCTTGTGTTAGGAACATCTGTTGGCAGCTTGCTCGCCCTAGTACAGCGGTTTAGACTCCTTAGCTTGCACGAAGGTCTTTCCTTCGCTGGAGGGGTCATGCTTGTTGCTTCCTTCACAAGCCTTATACTTCCATCGCTAAGGATAGGATCCTTTACTCAGACAGCCTTTGGGATAATCTTGGGCTTTTCTCTGATGGGCCTTTTGGAAAGGCTTTTGGCACACGAGCATGTTTTTATAGGTAAAGAAGGTACCTTTGAGGTCCTCCATAAGCGTGTTACTCTTATCATGCTAGGAGTTATCATCCACAACATGCCAGAAGGTTTTAGCGTGGGTGTATCTTCTGCTTACGACCTTCAGAAGGGCTTGTCCACAGCATTGGCTATAGCTATCCAGGATATACCAGAAGGCTTAGTGGTAAGTCTCCCACTTATGGCAATCCACAGAAGCTCTTACTTTGCTTTGCTTCTTGGGGTGATAAGTGGTGTTTTAGAGGGGCTTTTCTGTGTGCTCGGCTATCTAATCTTTACAGAAGCTGTTTCCCTGTTACCTCTGGGTCTTGCCTTAGGTGGGGGTGCCATGCTCTACGTGGTGGCTAAAGAAGTCTTTCCCGAGGTATACTCTGGAGAAAAACATTTTAGGATAACTGTGGCTCTTCTTGCTGGACTACTCGTTATGCTCTACCTGGATACTCTTTTCTCTTAA
- the argS gene encoding arginine--tRNA ligase, producing MKELLLEKLEEVLRKYGYTNKISLERPKDENLGDYATNVAFLLAKGLGRNPMELAGELAKELSYGGIQASALRGFINFTFKEELIREEFRKLLQLGENYYKQDLGKGKRVLVEFVSANPTGPLHLGHGRGAVVGDVISRLLSECGYQVEKEYYINDAGYQVYLLGVSILYRYYQIFGVEDQRLMKLFEEEGYKGEYVVELAQKLKEVHGDKLLNMDQSKAIDIAKDFGVELLLEEIKNTLDYMGVHFDNWQSERSLYEEGLVEKLIEQLKERGLVYEKDGALWFASSQFGDDKDRVVRKSDGYYTYFASDIAYHYLKFQKGYHKAINVWGADHHGYLPRLKAALKALGIPDDWLSVEFVQMVRLFKEGKEVRMSKRAGTFVTLKELLDEVGSDAVRFVFLTKRSDTPLDVDVDILKSNTSENPVFYVQYAHARIRGVFREAKNRYGWDVDTMDFSTYLQKLTEQKEIALMKKTLLFKDEILDACQKLLPHLIVYNLIEISKDFHNYYNHYRIILEDQELTKARLALLKGLQVMLRYGLKLIGVNAPESM from the coding sequence ATGAAAGAGCTGCTCCTGGAAAAGCTAGAAGAAGTTCTGAGAAAATACGGGTACACAAACAAGATATCCTTAGAAAGACCAAAAGATGAAAACTTAGGTGACTACGCTACAAACGTGGCCTTTTTGCTTGCCAAAGGGTTGGGCAGAAACCCCATGGAGTTGGCAGGAGAGCTAGCAAAAGAGCTATCCTACGGTGGCATACAGGCCAGTGCCCTAAGAGGGTTCATAAACTTTACCTTCAAAGAGGAGCTCATAAGGGAAGAGTTTAGGAAACTTTTACAACTGGGAGAGAATTACTACAAGCAAGACCTAGGGAAGGGTAAAAGGGTGCTGGTAGAGTTTGTAAGCGCCAACCCTACCGGTCCTCTTCACCTGGGACACGGAAGGGGTGCAGTAGTGGGTGATGTCATAAGCAGGCTACTCTCTGAGTGTGGTTATCAGGTAGAAAAGGAGTATTACATAAACGATGCCGGTTATCAAGTATACCTGCTCGGTGTTTCCATTCTTTACAGATACTACCAAATCTTTGGTGTGGAAGATCAAAGGCTTATGAAGCTTTTTGAAGAGGAAGGCTACAAGGGTGAGTATGTAGTAGAGCTGGCGCAAAAGTTGAAAGAAGTTCATGGAGACAAACTTCTAAACATGGATCAGAGTAAGGCCATAGATATAGCAAAGGACTTTGGAGTTGAACTACTTCTGGAGGAGATAAAAAACACCTTAGACTACATGGGTGTACATTTTGACAACTGGCAGAGCGAAAGAAGCCTGTACGAGGAAGGGCTGGTAGAGAAGCTCATAGAGCAGTTAAAGGAAAGAGGACTTGTGTACGAAAAGGATGGAGCTCTTTGGTTTGCCTCCTCCCAGTTCGGAGACGATAAGGACAGGGTAGTTAGAAAGTCCGACGGCTATTATACGTACTTCGCCAGCGATATAGCCTACCACTACCTTAAGTTTCAAAAGGGCTATCATAAAGCCATAAACGTATGGGGAGCAGACCATCACGGATATCTACCGAGGTTGAAAGCAGCCCTCAAAGCACTTGGCATACCTGACGATTGGCTTTCCGTAGAGTTCGTGCAGATGGTAAGGCTCTTCAAAGAAGGTAAAGAAGTCAGGATGTCCAAGCGAGCGGGAACCTTCGTAACTTTGAAAGAGCTTCTTGATGAGGTAGGATCTGATGCTGTACGCTTTGTGTTTCTAACCAAGAGAAGCGACACACCTCTCGACGTGGATGTTGATATTCTAAAGAGTAACACCTCGGAAAACCCTGTCTTCTACGTGCAGTACGCTCACGCTCGTATAAGGGGGGTCTTCAGGGAAGCTAAAAACAGGTACGGATGGGATGTAGACACCATGGACTTTAGCACCTACTTGCAGAAGTTAACAGAGCAGAAGGAAATAGCCCTTATGAAGAAGACTCTTCTCTTCAAGGATGAAATTCTAGACGCATGTCAGAAACTTCTCCCTCACCTGATAGTGTACAACCTCATAGAGATTTCAAAAGATTTTCACAACTACTACAATCACTATAGAATAATTCTGGAGGACCAGGAGCTCACAAAAGCAAGGCTAGCACTCTTAAAAGGTCTTCAGGTGATGCTAAGGTATGGCTTAAAATTAATAGGGGTAAACGCTCCAGAAAGTATGTAA
- a CDS encoding SPOR domain-containing protein translates to MEKKKRLILLGGLLISLVSFYLGFNSWLKSKEEAAVPPPVVTPVKPPQATVVSQTGQKQPQTQEPQKTEQKPTEQKPVVKEEKTTTEQKTQQGKIEEKPEETKKEKVAAEQKPQQKEEKVSTSRAVKAQKLPKKLYTVQIGAFVNKENAQKLLKKAEGLGYRAFMVEEDNFYKVRIKVASSNINEDLQKIKKTFGSAILK, encoded by the coding sequence ATGGAAAAGAAAAAAAGGTTAATTTTATTAGGTGGTCTTCTTATATCGCTTGTATCCTTCTACCTTGGGTTTAACTCATGGTTAAAGAGTAAGGAGGAGGCTGCAGTTCCACCGCCTGTAGTGACGCCTGTTAAGCCTCCACAAGCCACCGTAGTATCTCAAACGGGACAAAAGCAACCACAAACCCAGGAACCCCAAAAGACAGAACAGAAACCTACAGAACAAAAACCTGTTGTAAAGGAAGAAAAGACAACAACAGAACAAAAAACACAGCAAGGGAAAATAGAAGAGAAGCCTGAAGAAACAAAAAAAGAAAAAGTAGCTGCAGAACAAAAACCCCAACAAAAGGAAGAAAAAGTATCCACATCACGTGCAGTGAAAGCGCAGAAACTGCCTAAGAAGCTTTACACAGTGCAGATAGGAGCTTTTGTTAACAAAGAGAATGCGCAAAAACTCTTGAAAAAAGCTGAAGGATTAGGCTATCGTGCATTCATGGTAGAAGAGGACAATTTCTATAAAGTTAGGATTAAGGTGGCCAGTTCTAACATAAATGAGGATCTTCAAAAAATTAAGAAGACCTTTGGAAGTGCTATACTGAAATGA
- a CDS encoding SPOR domain-containing protein, with the protein MIRRFSLLLISLTLFSCADLQKQDEEKKNLWQYYYDMGNASFVAKDYSSAIANYYKAVQENPKEPKLWNALGLAYMEVKEYEKAENAFLRALGIDGSYTLARMNLGILYLRKGEYLKAINFLENAAQDETFEKRHEAFYYLAKVYQAMNKEDEYIKNLQKSANYNPIFLPAQLELAEVYKNHGEYDKAESIYLFLLGNNIDPHRMQLMLAQIYYEKGDFKKAKDYIGKVLESKDINQDMKSLAYDLLTKVLVKEQEEKLKARTIDRTIESKKDKLVEYNTEKVDKGGELKQKEKEESKSDIFREISLERKKYYSIQLFASNNRSSVENYKEKLEKSLSLSPLRIIEDGGLYKLLYGSFDTRQQAEKEKKNLEDLNIQAFIILTDK; encoded by the coding sequence ATGATCAGAAGATTTTCTCTTTTGCTCATATCTTTAACCTTGTTCTCTTGTGCAGATCTGCAAAAGCAGGATGAAGAAAAGAAAAACCTCTGGCAGTATTACTACGATATGGGTAACGCTTCCTTCGTTGCCAAAGATTATTCCTCTGCAATAGCCAACTACTACAAGGCCGTGCAGGAAAATCCAAAAGAACCTAAACTATGGAATGCTTTAGGTCTGGCTTACATGGAAGTAAAGGAGTACGAAAAGGCAGAAAATGCCTTCTTGAGAGCCCTCGGTATAGACGGCTCTTATACGTTGGCGCGTATGAACCTGGGCATACTCTACCTAAGAAAGGGAGAATATTTAAAAGCTATAAACTTTTTAGAGAACGCCGCTCAGGATGAAACTTTTGAAAAAAGACATGAGGCCTTCTATTACCTGGCCAAAGTCTATCAAGCTATGAACAAAGAAGATGAGTACATAAAAAACCTGCAGAAGTCAGCTAATTACAATCCCATATTCTTACCGGCGCAGCTGGAACTTGCCGAGGTTTACAAAAATCATGGAGAGTATGATAAAGCAGAAAGTATATACTTGTTTCTTTTAGGCAACAATATAGATCCTCACAGGATGCAGCTTATGCTGGCGCAGATCTATTATGAAAAAGGTGACTTTAAAAAGGCTAAAGATTACATAGGAAAGGTTTTAGAAAGTAAGGATATAAATCAAGACATGAAAAGCTTAGCTTACGACCTGCTTACGAAGGTTTTGGTAAAGGAACAGGAAGAAAAGTTGAAAGCCAGAACAATAGATAGAACAATAGAATCTAAAAAGGATAAACTGGTGGAATATAATACAGAAAAAGTAGATAAAGGAGGAGAGTTAAAACAAAAGGAAAAGGAAGAATCAAAATCGGATATCTTTAGAGAAATTTCTCTAGAAAGGAAAAAGTATTATTCTATACAACTCTTTGCATCAAATAACAGGTCTTCTGTAGAGAATTACAAAGAAAAGCTTGAGAAAAGTTTAAGTTTAAGTCCACTTCGGATAATAGAAGATGGAGGTCTGTATAAATTACTTTACGGTAGTTTTGACACAAGGCAACAAGCTGAGAAAGAAAAGAAAAACTTAGAAGATCTGAATATACAAGCTTTTATAATCCTTACAGACAAATGA
- a CDS encoding SAM hydrolase/SAM-dependent halogenase family protein, with protein MSLIVLLTDFGTKDGFVGCMKGVIYSINPKVTVVDLSHEVEPFNVLEGALILKAHYSYFPEGSIFLAVVDPGVGSNRLPVVVDAGRYKFVGPMNGIFDLVLKDLRVFKTYRIERFTLPRRNETFHGRDVFAPICAHLSLGTPPEEVGSPVVYQFLLSWEDPKREHDYVEGKIVYFDAFGNAVTNVPCGDYSHCVLGDRILPVVPYFLYQKDKNPGCVCGSFGFMEIFVPMGNAKVELSLEKGQAVKFFPKSTII; from the coding sequence ATGAGTCTGATCGTGCTTCTTACAGACTTTGGTACCAAGGATGGTTTTGTAGGATGTATGAAAGGTGTTATATACTCTATAAACCCAAAGGTTACGGTAGTAGACCTTTCACACGAGGTAGAACCCTTCAACGTTTTGGAGGGAGCTTTAATACTTAAAGCTCATTACTCTTACTTCCCCGAAGGTAGCATATTCTTAGCTGTGGTAGACCCTGGAGTGGGTTCTAATAGACTGCCGGTGGTTGTTGACGCCGGAAGATACAAGTTTGTAGGTCCAATGAACGGCATCTTTGACCTGGTGCTAAAGGACCTTAGAGTCTTTAAAACCTACAGGATAGAGAGGTTTACCTTGCCAAGGAGGAACGAAACCTTCCACGGGAGGGATGTTTTTGCACCCATATGTGCACATCTGTCCTTAGGAACTCCACCAGAGGAAGTTGGTTCACCTGTGGTATATCAGTTCCTGCTTTCCTGGGAAGATCCTAAAAGGGAACATGACTATGTAGAAGGTAAGATAGTGTACTTTGACGCCTTTGGTAATGCCGTGACTAACGTCCCATGCGGTGATTACTCTCACTGTGTGCTTGGTGATCGGATACTACCAGTTGTTCCCTATTTTCTCTACCAGAAGGATAAAAATCCTGGTTGTGTGTGTGGCAGCTTTGGCTTTATGGAGATCTTCGTTCCCATGGGGAACGCAAAAGTAGAGCTCTCTCTTGAGAAAGGACAAGCGGTTAAGTTTTTCCCAAAAAGTACGATAATATAA
- a CDS encoding flagellar biosynthesis anti-sigma factor FlgM, with protein sequence MIERIDLQRIAGYFLNLEKKTPKKEDKDVKIEISQEARQVSRQDYDEILKKAERIKQEISKGSYEVNVHKIVEGIKNYLSID encoded by the coding sequence ATGATAGAGAGAATAGACCTACAAAGGATAGCAGGGTACTTCTTAAACCTGGAAAAGAAGACTCCAAAGAAGGAAGATAAGGATGTAAAGATAGAGATATCACAGGAGGCAAGACAGGTCAGTCGCCAAGATTACGATGAGATACTCAAAAAGGCAGAAAGGATAAAGCAAGAGATAAGTAAGGGCTCTTATGAGGTCAACGTGCACAAGATAGTGGAAGGTATCAAGAACTATCTTTCTATAGACTAA
- a CDS encoding ABC transporter ATP-binding protein, producing the protein MTFYMLLKVENLSLYYGPKRVLKDVSFSLEEGEILCIVGESGSGKSSILYSIARLLPKGARVEGSIRFKGMNLLNLSERELRRIRGKEISFVFQEPSLYLDPLFKIGSQIEEAYRAHMGKNGARQKAYEVLRKVGIQDVDRVYNSYPHQLSGGLKQRVCIAIASVCEPSLILADEPTTALDVTLQSSILSLFRRTKEEGRSVLLVTHDFGVVAEIADRVLVLKEGQVVEEGDVYSIFENPKHEYTKRLLLSL; encoded by the coding sequence TTGACATTTTACATGCTGCTGAAGGTTGAAAATCTTAGTCTGTACTACGGCCCTAAAAGAGTATTGAAGGATGTAAGTTTTAGCTTGGAAGAAGGAGAGATACTCTGTATAGTCGGCGAGTCTGGTTCTGGGAAATCCTCCATACTCTACTCCATAGCTAGACTTCTGCCAAAGGGAGCCAGGGTAGAGGGTAGCATAAGGTTTAAAGGTATGAATCTTTTAAATCTTTCTGAAAGGGAGCTTAGAAGGATTAGAGGAAAGGAAATATCCTTCGTGTTTCAAGAGCCTTCTCTGTACCTTGACCCTCTCTTTAAAATAGGTTCTCAGATAGAGGAGGCTTACAGGGCTCACATGGGTAAGAATGGCGCCAGACAGAAGGCTTACGAAGTGCTTAGAAAGGTAGGTATACAGGATGTGGATAGGGTATACAACTCTTATCCACACCAACTCTCTGGAGGTCTAAAACAGAGGGTTTGCATAGCTATAGCTTCGGTGTGCGAGCCAAGCCTCATACTTGCAGACGAACCCACCACAGCCTTGGATGTTACACTTCAAAGCTCCATCCTTTCCCTTTTCAGAAGAACAAAAGAGGAAGGTAGGAGCGTGCTTCTTGTGACGCACGATTTTGGAGTCGTGGCCGAGATAGCAGATAGGGTACTGGTCCTCAAAGAAGGACAGGTGGTAGAGGAGGGAGACGTATACTCCATCTTTGAAAATCCAAAACACGAGTACACTAAGAGACTTCTCCTTAGTCTATAG
- a CDS encoding HIT family protein, producing the protein MKRLWAPWRSKYVESIGESSECFLCEAVKQPEERLRDYLVLYKGKRAFVIFNKYPYNPGHLMVAPIDHTGDYTLLDEDTALEMHKLVRVCLLALRRALNPHGFNLGFNLGRSAGAGLETHIHLHIVPRWNGDTNFMSTLAETRVISQDLWEMYDRIRPIFFDILHAAEG; encoded by the coding sequence ATGAAGAGACTTTGGGCTCCTTGGCGGAGCAAGTATGTAGAAAGCATAGGTGAATCCTCTGAATGCTTCCTCTGTGAGGCTGTGAAACAACCAGAGGAAAGGTTAAGGGACTACCTGGTGCTTTACAAGGGTAAGAGGGCCTTTGTCATATTCAACAAGTATCCTTATAATCCTGGGCACCTGATGGTAGCACCCATAGATCATACAGGAGACTATACACTCCTTGATGAGGATACAGCTTTGGAGATGCACAAGCTTGTAAGGGTTTGTCTCCTCGCCCTAAGGCGTGCGCTAAACCCTCATGGCTTTAATCTGGGTTTTAACTTAGGAAGGTCTGCAGGTGCTGGTCTTGAAACCCACATACACCTTCACATAGTACCAAGGTGGAACGGGGACACCAACTTCATGTCCACACTTGCAGAAACCAGGGTGATATCTCAAGATCTTTGGGAGATGTACGACCGCATAAGGCCCATCTTTTTTGACATTTTACATGCTGCTGAAGGTTGA
- a CDS encoding thioredoxin family protein, producing the protein MFEGFVEITDRDFYDKAIAGEKPAVVLLTHPDNEKNQAFYQVLERFVKLYGDKINFFYLDVTKNTSAEDLGVFSFPTVLYFRDTMELDRHDYLPSEEEVERAIKRILRL; encoded by the coding sequence ATGTTTGAAGGGTTTGTAGAGATAACAGACAGAGACTTTTACGATAAAGCTATAGCGGGTGAAAAGCCTGCTGTGGTACTCCTTACGCATCCTGACAATGAAAAGAATCAGGCCTTTTACCAAGTGCTTGAAAGGTTTGTAAAGCTTTACGGAGATAAGATAAACTTCTTCTACCTTGACGTTACTAAGAACACGAGCGCAGAGGACTTGGGAGTCTTCTCCTTCCCAACAGTACTTTACTTTAGGGACACCATGGAGTTGGATAGACACGATTACCTACCCTCCGAAGAAGAGGTGGAAAGGGCCATAAAAAGGATACTCAGGCTATGA
- a CDS encoding polysaccharide deacetylase family protein: protein MLAVLLYHKVVKWPSFDVWWKTFDLEMSILKKLFRVVDLDQILEYLHLQRLPDNPTVAITFDDGYADNWIYAYPILKKHRLKATLFITTSRIQKSDKRRPTLLDYWEGKVGLKELYTPKTMHEANLEFLKERISEDFLTVGEIRSMRDVFNFGWHSVHHTKDFYEEKILGFYEGKGHWSLLHAYGEEPRTGYPLFPLKGSLSVRVGKLRKEVKEFIKSLGKNFFQRKEWKRELSSLLKKNFSSMLEFEDPVERYERITREILLAKEELEGLTDQKVYHGAYPFGDYDDLLKSRLSEYLSSAFTTEKRSILLGDDPYLLPRITVPKDLWSFMYIVVKLFRRRIKHV from the coding sequence ATGCTGGCAGTCCTTCTTTATCACAAGGTGGTAAAGTGGCCTTCTTTTGACGTTTGGTGGAAGACTTTTGACTTGGAGATGTCCATCCTAAAAAAACTTTTCCGCGTTGTAGATCTTGATCAGATACTCGAGTACTTACATTTACAAAGACTGCCAGATAATCCTACCGTTGCCATAACCTTTGATGACGGTTATGCGGATAATTGGATCTATGCCTATCCTATACTAAAAAAGCACAGACTAAAGGCTACACTCTTTATCACCACATCACGCATACAGAAGTCTGACAAAAGGAGACCTACACTCCTTGATTACTGGGAGGGTAAAGTAGGCCTTAAAGAACTTTACACACCCAAGACTATGCATGAAGCCAATCTTGAGTTTTTAAAGGAAAGGATAAGCGAAGACTTTCTTACCGTGGGAGAGATAAGATCCATGAGAGACGTGTTTAACTTTGGATGGCACTCGGTTCATCACACAAAAGATTTTTACGAGGAGAAAATTCTTGGTTTTTACGAAGGAAAGGGACATTGGTCTTTACTTCATGCTTATGGTGAAGAACCACGCACAGGCTACCCCCTGTTTCCGCTGAAGGGTTCACTATCTGTGAGGGTAGGCAAGCTCAGAAAAGAAGTTAAGGAGTTCATAAAGTCCTTGGGAAAGAACTTTTTCCAAAGAAAAGAATGGAAAAGAGAACTTTCTAGCTTACTAAAAAAGAACTTTTCCAGCATGCTTGAATTTGAAGATCCTGTAGAACGGTATGAGAGAATCACTCGGGAGATCCTTCTGGCTAAGGAGGAGCTTGAAGGGTTGACGGATCAAAAGGTTTATCATGGGGCATATCCCTTCGGTGATTACGATGATCTTCTTAAGAGCAGGCTTTCTGAGTACCTATCTTCTGCCTTCACTACAGAGAAGAGGAGCATACTCTTAGGGGACGATCCTTACCTTCTTCCACGCATCACAGTCCCCAAGGATCTGTGGTCTTTTATGTACATAGTGGTAAAATTGTTCAGACGGAGGATAAAGCATGTTTGA